One window from the genome of Musa acuminata AAA Group cultivar baxijiao chromosome BXJ1-4, Cavendish_Baxijiao_AAA, whole genome shotgun sequence encodes:
- the LOC103981804 gene encoding uncharacterized protein LOC103981804 — MRQINAFLRRQRKMIGRISRGEASAKAKIILSGSSNSTTSSMVAAICYAWLLWNREEKEVVVVPVENMERRRMTNHKQAAWLFYHVGIDASALLFADEVDLENLLMANKLAMLVIGQDVLKTNNEVGSLCTILTDNYCEEAYDLLQNPNLKKLLLAGILLDTQNLDDTAQFVTKRDEEAVRLLSVGFAPNYRQEFFSQLMQENKENLFLEALKNNYGMLSCETKEKSPPVQAPIPVRLPVKAPETNSRGKSKFFLAKWFGFGSK, encoded by the exons ATGAGGCAGATCAATGCGTTCCTTAGGAGGCAGAGGAAGATGATCGGGAGGATCTCCCGCGGCGAAGCGTCGGCCAAGGCGAAGATCATACTCTCTGGATCGTCTAACA GCACGACGAGTTCGATGGTGGCAGCCATATGTTATGCGTGGTTATTATGGAATAGGGAGGAGAAGGAGGTGGTGGTCGTGCCGGTGGAGAACatggagaggaggaggatgacCAATCACAAGCAAGCTGCTTGGCTCTTTTACCATGTTGGAATTGATGCTTCGGCATTGCTCTTTGCCGATGAG GTAGATCTGGAGAATCTTTTGATGGCCAACAAACTAGCCATGCTTGTCATCGGGCAGGATGTGCTGAAAACTAACAATGAG GTGGGTTCTCTGTGCACAATTCTCACAGACAACTATTGTGAAGAAGCCTATGATCTACTTCAGAATCCTAACTTGAAAAAGCTTTTG CTTGCAGGTATTCTCTTAGATACACAAAATCTTGATGATACTGCTCAGTTTGTTACAAAGAGAGATGAAGAGGCAGTACGGTTGCTATCAGTCGGTTTTGCTCCCAACTACAGACAAGAATTTTTTTCTCAAT TGATGCAAGAAAACAAGGAGAATTTATTTCTTGAAGCTCTGAAGAACAATTATGGGATGCTTTCTTGTGAGA CAAAAGAGAAGTCACCACCGGTGCAAGCACCAATTCCAGTGCGGCTTCCAGTGAAGGCACCAGAAACAAATTCTCGTGGGAAGAGCAAGTTCTTTTTGGCAAAGTGGTTTGGTTTTGGTTCAAAATGA
- the LOC135650658 gene encoding peptidyl serine alpha-galactosyltransferase-like — MASFAPAAIVVLVVVVAVCPSSALAEARKAPWRMHTLFSVECQDYFDWQTVGLMHSYRKARQPGPITRLLSCTDEQRRRYRGMGLAPTFEVPSMSRHPRTGDWYPAINKPAGVLHWLEHSEDADNVDWVVILDADMIIRGPIVPWELGAEKGRPVAAYYGYLRGCDNILSRLHTKHPELCDKVGGLLAMHIDDLRALAPLWLSKTEEVREDRAHWGTNITGDIYGKGWISEMYGYSFGAAEVGLRHKINDDLMLYPGYIPRVGVEPILLHYGLPFKVGNWSFRKIRHHEDGIVYDCNRIFPPPPFPREVEMMEADLNKRRGLFLSIECINTLNEGLLLHHASMGCPKPQWSKYLSFLKSKRFSELTKPKYLNRKKPSSQISEHRIISIESRNVYPKIHTLFSTECSSYFDWQTVGLVHSFHLSGQPGNITRLLSCTDEVLKQYKGHNLAPTHYVPSMSQHPLTGDWYPAINKPASVLHWLNHVETDAEFIVILDADMIMRGPITPWEYGAQRGRPVSTPYEYLIGCDNELAKIHTRNPSACEKVGGVIIMHIDDLRKFALLWLHKTEEVRSDKAHYATNFTGDIYGSGWISEMYGYSFGAAELNLRHIIRRDILIYPGYVPEPGVKYKVFHYGLRFGVGNWSFDKADWGNVDMVNTCWAKFPEPPDRSSLSISDENILERDILSIECGKALNTALYLHHQSRKCPIPSEGNSNFSVVEDEGSSDESKHVTNPAANVISIHASSRMGMSPWIRMVALWAFSVLGFLVVISMVLSNRKGENLKAKGSRSKNV; from the exons ATGGCGTCATTCGCTCCGGCGGCGATCGTggtgctggtggtggtggtggcggtgtgtCCCTCCTCGGCGCTGGCGGAAGCCCGGAAGGCGCCGTGGAGGATGCACACCCTGTTCTCCGTTGAGTGCCAGGATTACTTCGACTGGCAGACGGTGGGTTTGATGCACAGCTACCGCAAGGCGCGGCAGCCGGGGCCCATCACCCGTCTCCTTAGCTGCACCGACGAGCAGCGCCGCCGGTACCGGGGCATGGGCCTCGCGCCCACCTTCGAGGTCCCTTCCATGAGCCGCCACCCACGGACCGGGGATTG GTATCCTGCTATCAATAAACCAGCTGGTGTTTTGCATTGGCTTGAACATAGTGAAGATGCAGATAATGTTGATTGGGTTGTAATCCTGGATGCAGATATGATCATTCGAGGTCCAATAGTACCTTGGGAACTGGGTGCCGAGAAAGGTAGACCAGTTGCTGCATATTATGG GTACTTGAGGGGATGTGATAATATTCTCTCACGTTTGCACACAAAGCATCCTGAATTATGTGACAAGGTTGGTGGACTTCTAGCCATGCATATTGATGACTTAAGGGCTTTAGCTCCTCTGTGGCTTTCAAAGACTGAGGAAGTGCGAGAGGATCGAGCACATTGGGGAACCAACATAACTGGTGACATTTATGGCAAGGGTTGGATCAGTGAGATGTATGGATATTCATTTGGTGCAGCAGAG GTCGGCCTCCGTcacaagataaatgatgatttaatGCTTTATCCTGGTTATATTCCTAGAGTTGGTGTGGAGCCTATCCTCTTGCACTATGGTTTACCATTTAAAGTTGGTAATTGGTCCTTTAGAAAGATAAGACATCATGAGGATGGCATTGTGTATGACTGCAACAGAATCTTCCCTCCACCACCTTTTCCTAGAGAG GTCGAGATGATGGAAGCTGATTTAAACAAAAGGCGAGGCTTATTCTTGAGCATAGAATGCATTAACACTTTAAATGAAGGTCTTCTATTACACCATGCATCTATGGGTTGTCCTAAGCCACAGTGGTCAAAATATCTAAGTTTCTTGAAGAGTAAGAGATTTTCTGAGCTCACCAAGCCAAAATATTTAAATCGCAAAAAACCTAGCAGTCAGATATCAGAGCACAGAATTatctctattgaatctcgaaatGTGTACCCAAAAATACATACTCTTTTCTCAACAGAAtgttcatcatattttgattggCAAACTGTGGGGCTTGTTCATAGTTTTCATTTGAGTGGCCAGCCTGGAAATATCACTCGACTTCTTAGTTGTACTGATGAGGTCTTGAAGCAATACAAGGGCCATAATTTAGCTCCTACACATTATGTTCCATCTATGAGCCAACATCCATTAACAGGAGACTG GTATCCAGCTATCAATAAGCCAGCATCCGTTCTTCATTGGCTTAATCATGTTGAAACTGATGCTGAGTTCATTGTTATTTTGGATGCTGACATGATAATGAGAGGTCCCATTACACCATGGGAGTATGGTGCGCAACGTGGTCGTCCTGTTTCAACTCCTTATGA ATACCTTATTGGTTGTGACAATGAGCTTGCAAAGATACACACTAGAAATCCTTCTGCTTGTGAAAAGGTTGGTGGTGTTATAATAATGCACATAGATGATCTACGGAAGTTTGCATTATTGTGGCTCCACAAGACAGAGGAGGTTCGATCTGACAAAGCTCATTATGCTACAAATTTTACTGGGGACATTTATGGATCTGGATGGATAAGTGAAATGTATGGTTACTCCTTCGGTGCTGCTGAG TTAAATCTGAGGCATATTATCAGGCGTGACATACTGATATACCCAGGTTATGTTCCTGAACCAGGAGTCAAATACAAGGTCTTCCACTATGGACTGAGATTTGGTGTTGGGAATTGGAGTTTTGACAAGGCTGACTGGGGAAATGTTGACATGGTAAATACATGTTGGGCTAAGTTTCCCGAACCACCTGATCGTTCAAGTCTATCCATATCGGATGAAAATATTTTAGAGAGAGATATCCTTAGCATTGAATGTGGGAAAGCATTGAATACTGCTCTTTATCTGCATCATCAGAGCAGGAAATGCCCTATTCCTTCAGAAGGCAATAGTAATTTTAGTGTAGTGGAAGATGAGGGTTCATCCGATGAATCGAAACATGTAACGAATCCTGCAGCTAATGTGATATCTATTCATGCCTCAAGTAGGATGGGTATGTCTCCGTGGATAAGGATGGTTGCACTTTGGGCTTTTTCTGTGTTAGGGTTTCTAGTTGTGATTTCAATGGTCCTCTCTAATCGCAAGGGAGAAAATCTTAAGGCTAAAGGTAGCAGAAGCAAGAACGTTTAG
- the LOC135650664 gene encoding probable carboxylesterase 16 → MPSVAVKLYSIIFKILLKHKLQLLHQAAIEGATSPFGITSRPDESAVPANPSFGPDGVATKDIHVDPLTSLSLRLFLPDSSLDRAPRDNGGAYGGYLPSVADARRRSAGPRKLPVVLQFHGGGFVSGSNTSAANDFFCRRVAKLLDVIVIAVGYRLAPESRYPAAFEDGLKVLYWLGKQANLANCIKSMGRTKGGGGGDISKSQIADALGASSVEPWLAAHGDPSRCVLLGVSCGANIADFVARKAVEAGKLAEPVKVVAQVLMYPFFTGSAPTRSEIKLANSYFYDKALCLLAWKLFLPEEEFSLDHPAANPVVSGWGPPLKCMPPTLTVVAEHDWMRDRAIAYSEALRKVNVDAPVLEYKDAVHEFATLDMLLRTPQALACADDIAIWVKKYISIRGHELSY, encoded by the exons ATGCCGAGCGTGGCCGTGAAACTCTACAGCATCATCTTCAAGATCCTCCTCAAGCACAAGCTCCAATTGCTCCACCAGGCGGCGATTGAGGGCGCGACCAGCCCCTTCGGCATCACCTCCCGCCCCGACGAGTCCGCCGTTCCCGCCAACCCGTCCTTCGGCCCCGACGGCGTCGCCACCAAGGACATCCACGTTGACCCCCTCACCTCCCTCTCCCTCCGCCTCTTCCTCCCAGACTCCTCCCTCGACCGCGCCCCCCGCGACAACGGCGGTGCCTACGGGGGATACCTCCCCTCCGTGGCCGACGCGCGTCGCCGGTCGGCCGGGCCTCGGAAACTGCCTGTGGTCCTGCAGTTCCACGGGGGGGGGTTCGTCTCCGGGAGCAATACGTCGGCGGCCAACGATTTCTTCTGCAGGAGAGTCGCCAAGCTGTTGGATGTGATCGTGATCGCCGTCGGGTATAGGCTGGCGCCGGAGAGCCGGTACCCTGCGGCTTTTGAGGATGGGCTGAAGGTGCTGTATTGGTTGGGGAAGCAAGCGAATCTGGCTAACTGCATTAAGTCGATGGGGCGCACAAAGGGAGGTGGCGGTGGGGACATCAGCAAGTCGCAGATTGCCGATGCCTTGGGGGCGTCATCAGTCGAGCCGTGGTTGGCAGCTCACGGTGATCCTTCCAG ATGTGTTCTTCTTGGTGTGAGCTGCGGTGCTAATATTGCTGATTTTGTGGCTCGAAAGGCAGTTGAAGCCGGAAAACTTGCAGAGCCAGTTAAGGTTGTTGCCCAGGTCCTGATGTATCCCTTCTTCACTGGAAGTGCACCCACACGATCGGAAATAAAACTAGCAAACTCTTACTTCTATGACAAGGCCTTGTGCTTGCTTGCTTGGAAGTTGTTCTTACCCGAGGAGGAGTTCAGTTTAGACCATCCGGCTGCAAACCCTGTTGTTTCTGGGTGGGGACCACCATTGAAATGCATGCCTCCAACCCTCACTGTGGTTGCAGAACATGACTGGATGAGGGATCGAGCAATTGCATACTCCGAGGCGCTCCGAAAAGTGAATGTTGATGCACCAGTCCTAGAATACAAGGATGCAGTTCATGAGTTTGCCACACTAGACATGCTCCTCAGGACACCTCAGGCACTAGCCTGTGCTGATGATATCGCCATATGGGTGAAGAAGTATATATCAATACGCGGACATGAATTGTCATATTAG